One genomic segment of Falco peregrinus isolate bFalPer1 chromosome 7, bFalPer1.pri, whole genome shotgun sequence includes these proteins:
- the TSTD3 gene encoding thiosulfate sulfurtransferase/rhodanese-like domain-containing protein 3 — protein MAAGGRCWRRAARALRAASGWWRAAAPGEAGSGAGGWASPRAGGGVRFAGARGSHRVKVLNLVGGHGLPRGAGTVGACAGLTGCASWSGPGAADATSRGLCTGGAPGLSYQELKDLKKTGVLHIDVRERWEIDRSGKIPASINIPLGELVEALQMDPAEFKEQYNQKMPTKTDLVVFSCLAGTRSKQALGFATSLGFSRVQQYAGGFQDWVKHEPPEKK, from the exons ATGGCGGCCGGAGGCCGGTgctggcggcgggcggcgcgggcccTACGGGCGGCGAGCGGCTggtggcgggcggcggcgcccggtgaggcggggagcggagcgggcggCTGGGCCTCTCCGAGGGCGGGCGGTGGGGTGAGGTTTGCCGGCGCCCGGGGTAGTCACCGTGTGAAGGTGCTAAACCTCGTAGGGGGCCATGGCCTTCCCCGAGGGGCGGGGACAGTGGGGGCCTGCGCCGGGCTCACGGGCTGCGCCTCCTGGTCTGGTCCCGGCGCGGCGGatgccaccagccgcggcctCTGCACCGGCGGGGCGCCCGGCCTTTCCTACCAAGAGCTCAAAGACTTGAAGAAGACCGGCGTCCTCCACATCGACGTGCGGGAGAGGTGGGAGATCGACAGATCCGGAAAAATCCCAGCATCCATCAACATACCGC TGGGTGAATTAGTGGAAGCTCTACAAATGGACCCAGCGGAGTTCAAGGAGCAGTACAATCAAAAAATGCCAACCAAGACAGACCTTGTGGTTTTCTCCTGTTTGGCAGGAACAAGAAGTAAACAAGCACTTGGTTTTGCCACGTCCTTGGGTTTCAGCAG